Proteins from a genomic interval of Diceros bicornis minor isolate mBicDic1 chromosome 34, mDicBic1.mat.cur, whole genome shotgun sequence:
- the CD37 gene encoding leukocyte antigen CD37 isoform X1: protein MSAQDRCLSLIKYLLFVFNLFFFVLGSLIFCFGIWILIDKTSFVSFVGLSFMPLQIWSKALAISGILTMGLALLGCVGALKELRCLLGLYFGILLLLFATQITLGILISTQRSRLARRVKEIVLETIQKYRAKPERAAAEESWDYVQFQLRCCGWKSPQDWFRVPSLSSNESEVPHVPCSCYNSSATNDSTIFEKISLPQFSRLGPLARPRHSTDLCVVPENSYIYREGCEQSLQKWLQNNLISIVGVCLGVGLLEVIWSRPHSRLALQSLAGPAPNCASSQSLGKAHAW from the exons ATGTCAGCCCAGGACAGATGCCTCAGCCTCATCAAGTACCTCCTCTTCGTCTTCAACCTCTTCTTCTTC gtCCTAGGCAGCCTTATTTTCTGCTTCGGCATCTGGATACTCATCGACAAGACCAGTTTCGTGTCTTTTGTGG GCTTGTCCTTCATGCCCCTGCAGATCTGGTCCAAGGCCCTGGCCATCTCAGGAATCCTCACCATGGGCCTGGCCCTCCTGGGCTGTGTGGGGGCCCTGAAGGAGCTTCGCTGCCTCCTGGGTCTG TATTTTGGGATACTGCTGCTCCTGTTTGCCACGCAGATCACCCTGGGGATCCTCATCTCCACTCAGCGGAGCCGG CTGGCGCGGAGGGTGAAGGAGATCGTGCTGGAGACTATCCAGAAGTACCGCGCCAAACCGGAGCGGGCCGCGGCCGAGGAGAGCTGGGACTACGTGCAGTTCCAG CTGCGCTGCTGCGGCTGGAAGTCTCCTCAGGACTGGTTCCGTGTCCCCAGCCTGAGCAGCAACGAGTCGGAGGTGCCCCACGTGCCCTGCTCCTGCTATAACTCATCGGCCACCAACGACTCCACAATCTTCGAAAAGATCTCCCTCCCCCAGTTCAGCCGGCTCGGACCACTGGCGCGGCCGCGACACAGTACAGACCTTTGCGTGGTCCCTGAAAACAGCTACATCTACCGCGAG GGATGCGAGCAGAGCCTCCAGAAGTGGTTGCAGAACAACCTCATCTCCATAGTGGGCGTTTGTCTGGGCGTCGGTCTCCTCGAGGTGATCTGGTCCCGCCCCCATTCGCGATTGGCCCTACAATCCCTAGCTGGCCCCGCCCCAAATTGCGCTTCCTCCCAGTCTCTGGGAAAGGCGCATGCGTGGTAG
- the CD37 gene encoding leukocyte antigen CD37 isoform X2 yields the protein MSAQDRCLSLIKYLLFVFNLFFFVLGSLIFCFGIWILIDKTSLSFMPLQIWSKALAISGILTMGLALLGCVGALKELRCLLGLYFGILLLLFATQITLGILISTQRSRLARRVKEIVLETIQKYRAKPERAAAEESWDYVQFQLRCCGWKSPQDWFRVPSLSSNESEVPHVPCSCYNSSATNDSTIFEKISLPQFSRLGPLARPRHSTDLCVVPENSYIYREGCEQSLQKWLQNNLISIVGVCLGVGLLEVIWSRPHSRLALQSLAGPAPNCASSQSLGKAHAW from the exons ATGTCAGCCCAGGACAGATGCCTCAGCCTCATCAAGTACCTCCTCTTCGTCTTCAACCTCTTCTTCTTC gtCCTAGGCAGCCTTATTTTCTGCTTCGGCATCTGGATACTCATCGACAAGACCA GCTTGTCCTTCATGCCCCTGCAGATCTGGTCCAAGGCCCTGGCCATCTCAGGAATCCTCACCATGGGCCTGGCCCTCCTGGGCTGTGTGGGGGCCCTGAAGGAGCTTCGCTGCCTCCTGGGTCTG TATTTTGGGATACTGCTGCTCCTGTTTGCCACGCAGATCACCCTGGGGATCCTCATCTCCACTCAGCGGAGCCGG CTGGCGCGGAGGGTGAAGGAGATCGTGCTGGAGACTATCCAGAAGTACCGCGCCAAACCGGAGCGGGCCGCGGCCGAGGAGAGCTGGGACTACGTGCAGTTCCAG CTGCGCTGCTGCGGCTGGAAGTCTCCTCAGGACTGGTTCCGTGTCCCCAGCCTGAGCAGCAACGAGTCGGAGGTGCCCCACGTGCCCTGCTCCTGCTATAACTCATCGGCCACCAACGACTCCACAATCTTCGAAAAGATCTCCCTCCCCCAGTTCAGCCGGCTCGGACCACTGGCGCGGCCGCGACACAGTACAGACCTTTGCGTGGTCCCTGAAAACAGCTACATCTACCGCGAG GGATGCGAGCAGAGCCTCCAGAAGTGGTTGCAGAACAACCTCATCTCCATAGTGGGCGTTTGTCTGGGCGTCGGTCTCCTCGAGGTGATCTGGTCCCGCCCCCATTCGCGATTGGCCCTACAATCCCTAGCTGGCCCCGCCCCAAATTGCGCTTCCTCCCAGTCTCTGGGAAAGGCGCATGCGTGGTAG
- the CD37 gene encoding leukocyte antigen CD37 isoform X3 has protein sequence MSAQDRCLSLIKYLLFVFNLFFFVLGSLIFCFGIWILIDKTSFVSFVGLSFMPLQIWSKALAISGILTMGLALLGCVGALKELRCLLGLYFGILLLLFATQITLGILISTQRSRLARRVKEIVLETIQKYRAKPERAAAEESWDYVQFQLRCCGWKSPQDWFRVPSLSSNESEVPHVPCSCYNSSATNDSTIFEKISLPQFSRLGPLARPRHSTDLCVVPENSYIYREGCEQSLQKWLQNNLISIVGVCLGVGLLELSFMTLSIFLCRNLDHVYDRLARYR, from the exons ATGTCAGCCCAGGACAGATGCCTCAGCCTCATCAAGTACCTCCTCTTCGTCTTCAACCTCTTCTTCTTC gtCCTAGGCAGCCTTATTTTCTGCTTCGGCATCTGGATACTCATCGACAAGACCAGTTTCGTGTCTTTTGTGG GCTTGTCCTTCATGCCCCTGCAGATCTGGTCCAAGGCCCTGGCCATCTCAGGAATCCTCACCATGGGCCTGGCCCTCCTGGGCTGTGTGGGGGCCCTGAAGGAGCTTCGCTGCCTCCTGGGTCTG TATTTTGGGATACTGCTGCTCCTGTTTGCCACGCAGATCACCCTGGGGATCCTCATCTCCACTCAGCGGAGCCGG CTGGCGCGGAGGGTGAAGGAGATCGTGCTGGAGACTATCCAGAAGTACCGCGCCAAACCGGAGCGGGCCGCGGCCGAGGAGAGCTGGGACTACGTGCAGTTCCAG CTGCGCTGCTGCGGCTGGAAGTCTCCTCAGGACTGGTTCCGTGTCCCCAGCCTGAGCAGCAACGAGTCGGAGGTGCCCCACGTGCCCTGCTCCTGCTATAACTCATCGGCCACCAACGACTCCACAATCTTCGAAAAGATCTCCCTCCCCCAGTTCAGCCGGCTCGGACCACTGGCGCGGCCGCGACACAGTACAGACCTTTGCGTGGTCCCTGAAAACAGCTACATCTACCGCGAG GGATGCGAGCAGAGCCTCCAGAAGTGGTTGCAGAACAACCTCATCTCCATAGTGGGCGTTTGTCTGGGCGTCGGTCTCCTCGAG CTCAGCTTCATGACGCTCTCGATATTCCTGTGCAGAAACCTGGACCACGTCTACGACCGGCTCGCTCGGTACCGctag
- the CD37 gene encoding leukocyte antigen CD37 isoform X4, with product MSAQDRCLSLIKYLLFVFNLFFFVLGSLIFCFGIWILIDKTSFVSFVGLSFMPLQIWSKALAISGILTMGLALLGCVGALKELRCLLGLYFGILLLLFATQITLGILISTQRSRLARRVKEIVLETIQKYRAKPERAAAEESWDYVQFQLRCCGWKSPQDWFRVPSLSSNESEVPHVPCSCYNSSATNDSTIFEKISLPQFSRLGPLARPRHSTDLCVVPENSYIYRELSFMTLSIFLCRNLDHVYDRLARYR from the exons ATGTCAGCCCAGGACAGATGCCTCAGCCTCATCAAGTACCTCCTCTTCGTCTTCAACCTCTTCTTCTTC gtCCTAGGCAGCCTTATTTTCTGCTTCGGCATCTGGATACTCATCGACAAGACCAGTTTCGTGTCTTTTGTGG GCTTGTCCTTCATGCCCCTGCAGATCTGGTCCAAGGCCCTGGCCATCTCAGGAATCCTCACCATGGGCCTGGCCCTCCTGGGCTGTGTGGGGGCCCTGAAGGAGCTTCGCTGCCTCCTGGGTCTG TATTTTGGGATACTGCTGCTCCTGTTTGCCACGCAGATCACCCTGGGGATCCTCATCTCCACTCAGCGGAGCCGG CTGGCGCGGAGGGTGAAGGAGATCGTGCTGGAGACTATCCAGAAGTACCGCGCCAAACCGGAGCGGGCCGCGGCCGAGGAGAGCTGGGACTACGTGCAGTTCCAG CTGCGCTGCTGCGGCTGGAAGTCTCCTCAGGACTGGTTCCGTGTCCCCAGCCTGAGCAGCAACGAGTCGGAGGTGCCCCACGTGCCCTGCTCCTGCTATAACTCATCGGCCACCAACGACTCCACAATCTTCGAAAAGATCTCCCTCCCCCAGTTCAGCCGGCTCGGACCACTGGCGCGGCCGCGACACAGTACAGACCTTTGCGTGGTCCCTGAAAACAGCTACATCTACCGCGAG CTCAGCTTCATGACGCTCTCGATATTCCTGTGCAGAAACCTGGACCACGTCTACGACCGGCTCGCTCGGTACCGctag